The Sciurus carolinensis chromosome X, mSciCar1.2, whole genome shotgun sequence DNA segment ACATCTAGGGTCAATAAAATCCTACAAGTTTCAGGAGTGGAAAATgaccaaagaatgaaaaatggaatAACATCAGACCTCTTATCAGCAACACCCaattcagggaagaaaatgaagcaacATATTTAAAAGGCTGTGGGAAAATGACCTCGACTTAGAATTGTGTACTGGGATGAATTATCGTTCAGTTGTAAAAGTGAAATATAGTCATTTTCTGATAGAATGTATGTGGGATCaaacataatgataaaaaagaaagagaaatggcagATGCTGAGAAGGTACAAGAGAGGAAGGAGACATGAAGAAGACTGTAGAGTGATGTGGGTTATCTATCgaaaaataaacataatccttagcactacaaaaaataatacCAAATCAGACAACtgggttatttaaaaattataaaggagggctggggttgtggctcagtggtagagtgcttgcctagcacatgtgaggcactgggttcgatcctcagcaccacatataaataaataaattaattaattaaataaaggtattgtgtccatctacaactaaaaataaaattatatatatatatatatatatatataaagaaatcaaaagagaaattaaaaatcatgatAGAATTATTTTGGGAGGGATAGTAATGCATATGAGCTAAATTATCATTTATCATAGCAGAGAAATGATAGGAAATATCTAAAGTCACTAAATCAAGAAATAGTAGTTCTcaagaaactgaagcaggaggattgcaagttcaaagccagcctctgcattttagtgaggtcttaagcaacttagcaagaccctatctcaaaatacaaaaataaaaaataaaataaaataaataaaaagggctggggcttcagttcagtggttaagtgcctctgggtttgatccctggtaccaaaaaaaaaaaaaaaaaaacacaaatatatataaatatatatataatatataagatatataatattgtatataacataatattatatctaatatataatatatattagtgcattggttatatataatatatattagagCATTGGTTAGGAATTTTGTTTGGAGGTGCATAGGAGAAAACTCAACTAACTTAAGGTTAAATTTGaaagtttactttttctttcattgaacaAGCAGTCAGGGGCAGGCAGTCAGAGCTTGGGCAGTGGctgggaaggaggaaatgaaCGGGCACAAAAGTGCCAGCTCAATGGGGCAGGAAGGTTCCCAGAAGCCCCACCCACAACCATCTCATGACCCAGTCTAGCTAACATGGTCTCCCTTACATGATGACCTCTCATCCAGCAAGGAATGCTGGGAAAtgtagggtttgtttgtttgtttgtttgttttgaaaccCAGCACACACTGATTTTATTAGaatttggattttgtttattgaaaaaaaaaaaaaaaaggaggacaACTTGGGAGACTGGATCCTtgagaaggatcacttgagcccaggaattcagggctagcctggacaacagaatgagaccctgactctttcttaaaaaaagaaaactcacctGCCCTTAATCCTAGCTACTCGAAAAGCTTaggaggaggattccaagtttgattttagcctgggaaacttaatgagatcctgtctcaacaatAAGAAGGGCTGGTGCCAAGTGTGGTGACTCATTTttctaatcccagagactcagaggctgaggcaggaggatcacaagtttgaggctagcctcagcaatttagggaaaccctcagtaacttagtgagaccctgtctaaaaataaaaaaattagaaagggctggggatgtagatcattGGTAcaactcttgcctagcatgtgccaggctctaggttcaatacccagtacagaaaaaaagatgGGAATGTGTATTGGGTAGACAAACTGCTATTTCTGCCATGGGTGGTATAAACATATTACTTAGATATATGgaaataatttcagaagaaacaaacacaaaaaatatgcATGCATATTAGCAGTTGCCTCTAGGGATGAGACTGGGATGGTGTAAGGGGATGTTGTTTAGTTAGccctattttactttcttttaaacttCCTTGGGGTGAGGGTGGGACTTTAGTCCCCACTCATCTTGAaggtttagttttctttctttcattcttttttcattttctttcttggtgctggggattgaacccccacatgctaggcaagggctctataactgaactacatccccagtcctttattattttttactttgaggcagggtctcactaagttgctaaggctggcctcaaacctgtggtcctcctgcctcagcctcctgaatagctgggattacaggtgtgtgccactacaccagATTGGGAACTTtagttttagtttgttttctctCCTTCAAATAGGGAGACCGGAAAGCATTGTGTTTTGGAGACCAGAAATTTAACCTCCATGAGGTGGGAAAGGAATTTGAACCCAAAGCTGCTCATCCAGTTCCAGGCTCCCTGGACTTATGTCTGATCACAGAGGTGCCTTTGGAGGAGATGATCCAGCACCTCAAGGTGAGTGGGCCTTCATTCTTTTTGAGAAAACCACTGCAGATGCCATGAAAATAGAAGCTTGATGCAGGGAGGTCTTCTTCAAACCTCAAACATGACCAGTTTCATCATATCCACCTAATACCTCTACACAATCACCCACTCATTTTGATTGACATCATTGTTTCATGTAACCAGATGGGCTTAAAAATGAAACTTCATATTACCattgttgaaaaaaaatatatatatatatgggactggggttgtagctcagtgatggagtgcttgcctagcatgtgtgaggcactgggttcgatcctcagcaccacataaaaataaataaaatgaaggtattgtgtccatagacaactaaaaaatttaaagatatatatatctGAGTTATTTTACataaacacatttatataaaaagaaaatgttctaccAACTATATGAAGCATtcattatatatagatataaaggGAAAGTAACTATAAAAGCCAACAGctatagggctgggggtgtggcacAGTGGCAAGACATTTGCCTAGCCCACAGGAGGCCCTGacttccatccccaacactgagagagagagagagagagagagagagagagagagagagagagagagagagaagaggagagaagaggggaggggagaggagaggagagggagaggagaggagacacTGGCTCAGACTGCCTAGTTTGAATTCTGGCTCTGTTACTTAGTACATCATActagatactttttttttattttggtacttgggattgaacccaggggtaggtactttaccactgaactataccctcagttgtttttcttttcttcttttctttttactttgagacatggtctcaataagttgcccaggttggcctcaaacttatgttactcctgcctcagcctcctgagttgccgaaattacagacatgtgccaccactcccagccataatagatactattattatccccattttacagatgagaaaactagcATACAGGTAATTAGTTACTCTGCCCAAGGTCATATAGCTTGACAGGTTTAATGAGTGGAGATTGGCAGGAAATGAGATCAGAAAGATACTGAGGTGTTCTAGATGCTTCTGAGGTAGTATTAGGAATTGAATTTTGGTTTCACACATTGACTATGACATATGACTGTTGTCTTCTCTTCCCACTTTAGGCTTGTGATGTCCCTATTGAGGAGGGTCCAGTCCCCAGAACAGGAGCAAAGGGGCCTATTATGTCCATCTACTTCCGAGACCCAGACAGAAATCTAATTGAGGTGTCCAACTATGTCTCCTCATGAGTGAGCCTGGTCCTCAGCCCTTCTGTTCCTGTCAGTGtcaccctctcccttccttcctgaaaACCCTTGCCCAGGCCCAGAGACCTTCATGGACTGAGGACTTCAACAGTTCACACATCCTGTTGAGGGCATGTGAGATAGGTTTGAGACCAACCTACATGTCTGGATGATCTCCATTCAAGCTGTGCCAAAAAACGGATAATCCACCATAGTGacctctttgttctttttgtctcAGCACTTCACCTGGGGCTTGTCTAGGATATGAGTCCTCTGAACTCTTTAGAGGTCCATGACTGGTTGTGACCAAATCCAGCTCATCTTCCAGGGATTCAACACCTCTGATGGGTTTCTACTTGTCTGTGCTCCATCCTTCCTCCTTATCTGACTTGCCTCATTCCTCCAGCTTCTCATTTCCCTTCACCCTATGGGCCTCAATGAACCTCAGGATCTGTACAATTCCTATGGACTCTTCCAGGACCAGCCCAGATAATGCCACCTCCTCCTGCAGAGCCTTCTCTGGTCTCATTCCCAGGGCTTCTAGCACTTTCTCCCTTATTGAGGCTTAGCTGCTGAGTATATGGGATAAGGTCaagtttcttctgtttctgtcCCCCCTACCACTGCCACACATTTCACTCAATCAGTCAACTAAAACACatatattgagcacctactgtgttgTGGGCCCTGTCCTAGGCATTGGAGAGATGGTGTTGAACAAAAAGGATAAGTATATCTATGCTTGTAGCACTGCCACTCTAGtgggaaagataaaaaataagtaaaattaaaagggtgttgggggctagggttgtgactcagtggtagagcacttgtctagcatgtgtgaggcactgggttcgattctcacaacacatataaataaataaataaaggttcatcaaaaactaaaaaaatattgtttaaataaaaggtgttggcagccaggtgtggtggtacatgcctgtaatgtcagtagctcaggaggctgaggcatgaggtgtgagttcaaagccagccccagcaacctagtgaggcccaaagcaattcagtgagaccctgtctctaataaaatataaaatagggctggggatgtggctagtggttgagtgcccctgagttcattcaatacccagtatcccccccaaaaaataaggTGTTGAGAagggagaaatagagaaaggatGGTTACTGGGTATAGGGGTGCAGTTATATAAGAGGAATAACTTCTAAGTTTCTGTAGCACAGTAAGATAACTATGTTTGGCAACAATTAATTGAatgtttcaaaatagctagtagaggggattttgaatgttctcaacataaagaaataatatatgtcTGGGGCTCTAGACATGCCAATTGCCCtaatctgatcattacacattgtatacatgttgTGAAATGTCACACCATACctcattaatatatatataattattctgTCAATTTCTAAGACATTATtagttaattaaaaagaaagaggaaaaataactaaaatattaaatatatcagAGACTGGtactttggagaaaaagaaaacatggaggttagcagtatagttcagtggtagagtgaatgTCGAGCAcatacaaggtcctgggtttgttTCTctagctctaaaagaaaacacagaaaagaggGAATGCTGATAAACATTGCTGGAGCAGTTTATAATGTTTAATGGGACTGTCCAGGAAAGCCTGACTGAAAAGGTATTTGAGCATAGACCTGAAAACTTGAGGGATAAGCCACACAGGTAGTAGGAGGAAGAATGCTCGAGTCTGAACAGGcagtacaaaggccctgaggcaggaatgtatatagtgtgtgcatgtgagaaACAGCTAGAAAGGGGTACAGTGGGAGGAATAAGGAGTAGGGTCTCATGGACCAACGTGAGGAGT contains these protein-coding regions:
- the Glod5 gene encoding glyoxalase domain-containing protein 5 → MLSCLPSRLPARMWSRTSENQSWKDSRQIPSQCLIHRLDHIVMTVKSIEDTTMFYSKILGMEVITFKGDRKALCFGDQKFNLHEVGKEFEPKAAHPVPGSLDLCLITEVPLEEMIQHLKACDVPIEEGPVPRTGAKGPIMSIYFRDPDRNLIEVSNYVSS